actaaactatcaAGAAGGGAAATGAAGTGCACAGAAATATAGATAACAAACCTTGAAATTAAAATAAGCAAGGGTTCTCAAAGCAAGTTGAACTAGCACAGAACCACTCAGTTCTGATATTTGGGGGGTAACCGTTGTAATAAGCCCTCGACTCATAGAAGCTGATTGTCTTGGCATTGAATGATGAGATCTTGAAAGGATTGTTGAGATATATTCAAGCAGCCGATTTTGGATGGTCGGCAACAAAGGTGGAATGCTGAGACACagaaaatacatatgttacccttGAGCAACACCTCACAAAAGAACTAATTCATGAAAGTTCTATGCAAACTCAGAGAGAACCTTTCAGTTATTTGCTCCAACGCTTCCACTAGAGTCAGGGAAAGcacaaaagaaaatatagaatCCAAGAGACCACGAACATGAGGCTCCATGGTTGTTCCCATTGCTTTAGCAATATTTCCAACACATGCTAGCGCCTCAAGTGAGGACCTGCCTCTACGGGGAGCAATCTGAGAGAAACATATTTCACCTGTCACGATTATTGCTCGCGCATTTACATGTTATAGAAAGAACCTACAATCCAAAGGTGGAATGCTATGACACagaaaatacatatgttacccttGAGCAACACCAAACAAAAGAACCCGTTCATGACATTTCTTCTCAAACTCAACGAGAACCTTTTAGTTATTTATAACTTCTTTGTACATTGGgaacaaaaaatacaaatttccAATTGAAAGACCGGAAACAGTACAGTTAGACAAGTACATCTGTAATGACATATATAGCATACCGCATCACAAAAGTAAGAGTTTATTGTCGGCAAATAGTTAGTGAGTTCACCATCCAGAGCACCAACTATCTCCCTAAGAGCGATGAACCCACTGGCATGTTCTGCAGGTATTTTAAGGACATGAAGTATATGATTCATGCATATCTGTAGAAGTAAAATCAACAAACTTGAGTTCACAGTAGTCAACATTGAAGATGCAAATCTCATTCATCCAGATTCTACAGTTAGTAAAAGCAGATTAAATCATtaaaaatgaaatcaaatatCACAAATCGTTAAATAATTAGTCACAAATCGATCATGAAGGAAATGGGAAATTCGAGGAAGTAGGGAAGTTATGCTGAGGCGAACTAGGCGATCTCGGTGCTCCAGATATCTTAGAACAATTTCAGCAACTTCCCTATATCTTGACATCATGAACTCTCTTGTGTTCCTGCATATTTTGATGATAAATTTGCTTTTATCAATCATTTATCATATCACAAGCAGATAGATAATCCTGGGTCCAATTCCCATAGCATATGACTTGAGGATATTACATTATTCTTTGTGAAGGAGACACAAACCAAAAGCACATAAATCCATGAAACTAAAGTAGTCATGGAACCATACTAGCATAACTGCATACATGGCAAtacagaaaagaaaaaattgccCTCAAATAGCTTGAAGAAGTACCTTGACCACCACCCTCTTCATGCAGCCATCCATCACCTAAGAACCTACCTTTCACCCCCACTAGCACCTCATAAGAATACAAACCACACCATCACAAACCAACAACTATCCTAGAAACCTTTTCAACATAGAAcgttttccccttttttccaaaaaatattttcgaaACATTGTTTGGTTATACATTGGAATGATTTTTTGGTTAGGTTTTGAAGATGAGTTTTTCAAGTTTGAAATCAGTAATTTTTTTCCACTTATAGATCTTCAACTTCTTGCAAGTGAAATCTGCAACAAGTTTCAAGACGATATCTTATAAAACCTGACCACATAATCCAAGATCAATAGAGGATCCTGTCAATATATACACCATCAACTAACGAAAACTGATACGAGAGATGTCATTTACAAATGACTGAAGCCAGgtaaccccccacccccaccccaccccaccccatcccaCACACACGGAGAGATCATAATCAATCTATAGATCATAAATGCATTCTAGATTCATTTGCTAATAATAACAAGTAGGTAATAGGCCCCTTTTGCCCCTTCATTATAATTACTTTATATAAGAAACAATTAGGTAGCAGACATTTGCACCCAAAACATGTAAATTCCTCAGACTTGAGGTAGAACGACTCTTAAGTCCTCCCCGATATAACTAGAGATTTTAAGTCTCCAATTTCTCAAACATTCAGCAGATCACATCAATTTAACAAAgcacaagaaaatcaaaaaaattttcctataatgaaataaataatgggATTTAATTTGATAGCAAACCTTAGCAGCTCCCCAATTGCGAGAAGGGATCCATGTATACTGTGAACAGGCGCATTTCTCCCCAATCCATTTGGGTAGCCTCAAACTTCTATAATACATCTCGGAACCACCAATTTAAGAGTAGATGACTTGGATCAATAAATTTGCCACTGAAACAATCTTTTagtatttctaaaaaataataagggGGAAGAGAAAAATAGACATACCACTGAACACGCCACCTTGTCTTACGCTTTTCAATAACACGAAGGCACGCACGCAATGCCTCAACAGATTTTTCTCGAACAACCAACGTTGGATCCGTCAGAGCAACCCAAATAACATCCACAAACTCCGGCACGTGAACATTGAAGACGGTTGAAGCATTTTCTGCCATTTCCTAAAATTTAAAGATAGGAGATTGAAATAGGGACATCATCAGCAAGTACTTAGCTCGTATCTAGAATTCAATATGCTATGTGGTggatttatttaaaatattataagaatgACAAGCACATTTCTATAGTATGAACTATTTCACTCTTCATTCAGTGATAATAGGAAAAAAAACACTAGTTAACCTTTAGGATACAATTTTAATAAATAGCTAATATTTGTATTCAGTTTTGGGaacacttttttcttttattacttaGAAGCCATGCGAGATGAA
The DNA window shown above is from Capsicum annuum cultivar UCD-10X-F1 unplaced genomic scaffold, UCD10Xv1.1 ctg60581, whole genome shotgun sequence and carries:
- the LOC107856045 gene encoding serine/threonine-protein kinase TOR-like isoform X1, producing the protein MYYRSLRLPKWIGEKCACSQYTWIPSRNWGAAKICMNHILHVLKIPAEHASGFIALREIVGALDGELTNYLPTINSYFCDAIAPRRGRSSLEALACVGNIAKAMGTTMEPHVRGLLDSIFSFVLSLTLVEALEQITESIPPLLPTIQNRLLEYISTILSRSHHSMPRQSASMSRGLITTVTPQISELSGSVLVQLALRTLAYFNFKGHDLLKFARESVVVYLEDEDEATRKDAALCCCKLVANSFSTISSTQFGPSRINRTSGKRRRRLVEEVYF
- the LOC107856045 gene encoding serine/threonine-protein kinase TOR-like isoform X2 produces the protein MNHILHVLKIPAEHASGFIALREIVGALDGELTNYLPTINSYFCDAIAPRRGRSSLEALACVGNIAKAMGTTMEPHVRGLLDSIFSFVLSLTLVEALEQITESIPPLLPTIQNRLLEYISTILSRSHHSMPRQSASMSRGLITTVTPQISELSGSVLVQLALRTLAYFNFKGHDLLKFARESVVVYLEDEDEATRKDAALCCCKLVANSFSTISSTQFGPSRINRTSGKRRRRLVEEVYF